A genomic segment from Frateuria edaphi encodes:
- a CDS encoding ankyrin repeat domain-containing protein: MSPPGTRAGHAEEAAALVEAVRHGRTDLVRQQVHAGVSVDACAPGDGSPLIVAAQGADRTMVDALLRLGADVNGACHGDGNPLIAAAAAGDVGTLAQLLDAGARLDAVVPGDETALITAVRGNHLAAVQYLASHGADVNLGAMADNGQWRTPLNQARGDAVAGFLRGKGATASGTPRR; this comes from the coding sequence GTGTCGCCGCCGGGCACCCGAGCCGGCCATGCCGAAGAAGCGGCGGCGCTGGTCGAAGCGGTCCGGCACGGCCGCACCGACCTCGTGCGGCAGCAGGTCCACGCGGGCGTCAGCGTGGATGCCTGCGCGCCGGGCGACGGCAGCCCGCTGATCGTGGCCGCGCAGGGCGCCGACCGGACGATGGTCGATGCGCTGCTTCGCCTGGGCGCGGACGTCAACGGCGCCTGCCACGGTGACGGCAATCCGCTGATCGCGGCGGCCGCGGCGGGCGACGTCGGCACCCTGGCGCAACTGCTGGACGCCGGCGCGCGGCTGGACGCCGTCGTCCCCGGCGACGAGACCGCGCTGATCACGGCCGTCCGTGGCAATCACCTGGCGGCCGTGCAGTACCTGGCCTCGCACGGCGCCGACGTCAACCTTGGCGCCATGGCGGACAACGGCCAGTGGCGCACGCCCCTCAACCAGGCCCGCGGCGATGCCGTCGCGGGCTTCCTGCGCGGCAAGGGCGCGACGGCAAGCGGTACGCCACGCCGATGA
- a CDS encoding ABC transporter permease: protein MFGYYLNLALRSLGRNRVLTTLMVLALALGIGACITTLTVLRLLSGDPLPGRSAQLYYPQIDPYPKNGYIPGESKPQENLTWVDANNLFDAHRAPRQALVALGSAKIQSRDAGGRPFFGDAVMTTADFLPMLGAPFRYGSGWSADDDAAGARVVVIADFLNQKLFGGANSVGRTLRLNGHDFRVVGVLDHFSPQPRFYAINIGRSYGDGDGAFLPLRAARAVQLDPNNISCWEAADIEHLETAPCMWLGLWVQLTDATAVANYKRFLDGYVREQIAQGRFHRTDTALPDVLQWLRIENVVPDDARLQAGLAFGFLLICVTNTIGLLLAKCLRRSREIGVRRALGATRGAIFGQFMVEAAMVGLAGGLLGLAVAELGLWGIRHQPAEYASLARLDVSMFVFTFIVALVSALVAGLLPAWRACVVSPAPQLKSA, encoded by the coding sequence ATGTTCGGCTATTACCTCAACCTTGCCTTGCGCAGCCTCGGCCGCAACCGCGTGCTCACCACGCTGATGGTGCTGGCGCTGGCGCTGGGCATCGGCGCCTGCATCACCACGCTGACCGTGCTGCGGCTGCTCTCGGGCGACCCGCTGCCTGGCCGCAGCGCGCAGCTTTACTACCCGCAGATCGACCCGTATCCGAAGAACGGCTATATCCCCGGCGAAAGCAAGCCGCAGGAAAACCTCACCTGGGTCGACGCCAACAACCTGTTCGACGCGCACCGCGCGCCGCGGCAGGCGCTGGTGGCGCTGGGCTCGGCGAAGATCCAGTCGCGCGATGCGGGCGGGCGGCCGTTCTTCGGCGATGCGGTGATGACCACGGCCGACTTCCTGCCGATGCTCGGTGCCCCGTTCCGCTACGGCAGCGGCTGGAGCGCCGATGACGACGCCGCCGGCGCGCGGGTGGTGGTGATCGCCGACTTCCTCAACCAGAAGTTGTTCGGCGGAGCCAACAGCGTCGGGCGCACCCTGCGCCTGAACGGCCACGACTTCCGCGTGGTCGGCGTGCTCGACCACTTCTCACCGCAGCCGCGCTTCTACGCGATCAACATCGGGCGCAGCTACGGCGACGGCGATGGCGCCTTCCTGCCGCTGCGCGCGGCACGGGCGGTACAGCTCGATCCCAACAACATCAGTTGCTGGGAAGCGGCCGACATCGAGCATCTGGAGACCGCCCCGTGCATGTGGCTGGGCCTGTGGGTGCAGCTGACCGACGCCACCGCGGTCGCCAATTACAAGCGCTTCCTCGACGGCTACGTGCGCGAGCAGATCGCACAGGGCCGTTTCCACCGCACCGATACCGCGCTGCCTGACGTGCTGCAGTGGCTGCGCATCGAAAACGTGGTGCCGGACGACGCGCGGCTGCAGGCCGGACTTGCCTTCGGCTTCCTGCTGATCTGCGTGACCAACACCATCGGCCTGCTGCTGGCCAAATGCCTGCGCCGCTCGCGCGAGATCGGCGTGCGCCGCGCGCTGGGTGCCACGCGGGGCGCGATCTTCGGACAGTTCATGGTGGAAGCGGCGATGGTCGGCCTGGCCGGCGGATTGCTCGGGCTGGCGGTCGCCGAACTGGGCCTGTGGGGCATCCGCCACCAGCCGGCCGAATACGCCAGCCTGGCCCGGCTGGATGTTTCGATGTTCGTTTTCACCTTCATCGTCGCGCTGGTGTCGGCGCTGGTCGCGGGACTGCTGCCGGCCTGGCGCGCCTGCGTGGTCTCGCCTGCGCCACAGTTGAAGAGCGCCTGA
- a CDS encoding ABC transporter permease has translation MFGYYFDLALRSLKRNKTLTALMVLAIAVGIGASMTTLTVMRLLSGDPLPGRSQHIFYPQVDPDPANKDSDEPYDELDYHSAVDLWSAKRADRQALVVSSPIKVAAPGSDVPASKLDMLSATADFFPMFGVAFQYGGSWSAEDDARHSRVAVISADLNNKLFGGRDSVGRTLRLRDKDVRIVGVLAPWRPSPLFYEVAGGRFAHGHTDGFYGKPEDVMTPFFTGMDLNDGNFYQFTCWQVPERPGYLKDSPCVWVRLWVELADAGKADDYRRFVASYAAQQMALGRFSHAGNTRMRNLTEWLDYNGVVPSDVRLQTWLAFAFLAICLFNTVGLLLAKFLRRSGEIGVRRALGATRGAVFAQCLVEAGMIGLLGGIAGWLLSLVGLWLVRHQPVAYADMAHLDVSMFAVTFVLAVATSVAAGLLPAARASRVAPALQLKTL, from the coding sequence ATGTTCGGCTACTACTTCGATCTCGCCCTGCGCAGCCTCAAGCGCAACAAGACGCTCACCGCGCTGATGGTGCTCGCCATCGCCGTGGGCATCGGCGCGAGCATGACCACGCTTACCGTGATGCGGCTGCTTTCCGGCGATCCCCTGCCGGGCCGCAGCCAGCACATCTTCTATCCGCAGGTGGACCCGGATCCGGCCAACAAGGATTCGGACGAGCCCTACGACGAGCTCGACTACCACTCGGCCGTGGACCTGTGGAGCGCGAAGCGTGCCGACCGCCAGGCGCTGGTCGTGTCCAGCCCCATCAAGGTCGCGGCGCCCGGTTCGGACGTGCCCGCTTCCAAGCTCGACATGCTCTCGGCCACTGCCGATTTCTTCCCGATGTTCGGCGTTGCCTTCCAGTACGGCGGCAGCTGGTCGGCCGAGGACGACGCCCGGCACAGCCGCGTGGCGGTGATCTCGGCGGACCTCAACAACAAGCTGTTCGGCGGCAGGGACAGCGTCGGTCGCACGCTGCGGCTGCGCGACAAGGACGTGCGCATCGTCGGCGTGCTGGCGCCCTGGCGCCCGTCGCCGCTGTTTTACGAAGTGGCCGGCGGCCGTTTCGCGCACGGCCATACGGATGGCTTCTATGGCAAGCCCGAGGATGTGATGACGCCGTTCTTCACCGGCATGGATCTGAACGACGGCAACTTCTACCAGTTCACCTGCTGGCAGGTGCCCGAACGGCCCGGTTACCTCAAGGACTCGCCTTGCGTGTGGGTGCGGCTGTGGGTGGAACTGGCCGACGCGGGCAAGGCGGACGACTACCGCCGCTTCGTCGCTTCCTATGCGGCCCAGCAGATGGCGCTGGGCCGCTTCAGCCATGCCGGCAACACGCGCATGCGCAACCTCACCGAATGGCTGGACTACAACGGCGTGGTGCCGAGCGACGTGCGGCTGCAGACCTGGCTGGCGTTCGCCTTCCTGGCGATCTGCCTGTTCAACACGGTGGGCCTGCTGCTGGCCAAGTTCCTGCGCCGCAGCGGCGAGATCGGCGTGCGTCGCGCGCTCGGAGCCACGCGTGGCGCAGTGTTCGCACAATGCCTGGTGGAGGCCGGCATGATCGGGTTGCTGGGCGGCATCGCCGGATGGCTGCTGTCGCTGGTGGGGCTGTGGCTGGTCAGGCACCAGCCGGTGGCGTATGCGGACATGGCGCACCTGGACGTTTCGATGTTCGCGGTGACCTTCGTGCTGGCCGTGGCCACCAGCGTGGCGGCCGGCCTGTTGCCTGCCGCGCGTGCGAGCCGCGTGGCGCCGGCGCTGCAGCTGAAGACCTTGTAA
- a CDS encoding ABC transporter permease — protein sequence MDIRPILAALRRHRLATLLIALEIALACAVLCNACFLIVSRLDLMKVPSGVDESSLAQLRLDCDGCNESDLNARALSALRTVPGTQAAAVVSSLPFGAPSGYAGITLDPPGQAERHYGTVPHFYAGGPAAAEAIGIRPVQGRRFSSADFQPSDGAWLPLDAPVWITRPLAEHLWPGKNPLGKDFWSDKYHFRVAGILDHLAQPEPGARGVATAQWSIFLPMAPGRQLAGNYVIKAAPADLPRVLRDARAALIRAVPEGVLDLDQSQTLGDLRHRYFRNDRAMAGMLVGVIAALLLVTALGIVGLASFWVAQRRKQIGVRRALGATRSDILRYFQTENFLIVSFGIGLGMVLAFGLNLALMSHYELPRLPLYYLPIGALSLWVLGQLAVLAPALRAAAVPPVVATRSV from the coding sequence ATGGATATCCGACCGATACTCGCCGCGCTGCGCCGCCACCGGCTTGCCACCTTGCTGATCGCGCTCGAAATCGCGCTTGCCTGCGCGGTGCTGTGCAATGCCTGCTTCCTGATCGTCTCGCGGCTGGACCTGATGAAGGTGCCCAGCGGCGTGGACGAGTCCTCGCTCGCGCAGTTGCGGCTCGATTGCGACGGCTGCAACGAATCGGACCTCAATGCGCGCGCCTTGTCCGCGTTGCGCACGGTGCCGGGCACGCAGGCGGCCGCGGTCGTCAGTTCGCTGCCGTTCGGCGCGCCCAGCGGGTATGCAGGCATCACGCTGGACCCGCCCGGGCAGGCCGAGCGCCACTACGGCACCGTGCCGCACTTCTACGCCGGCGGTCCCGCGGCCGCCGAAGCGATCGGGATACGTCCGGTGCAGGGGCGGCGCTTCTCGAGCGCCGACTTCCAGCCCTCCGATGGCGCCTGGCTGCCGCTGGATGCGCCGGTGTGGATCACTCGCCCGCTGGCCGAGCACCTGTGGCCGGGCAAGAACCCGCTCGGCAAGGACTTCTGGAGCGACAAGTACCATTTCCGCGTCGCCGGCATCCTCGACCACCTGGCGCAGCCGGAGCCTGGCGCGCGCGGCGTGGCCACGGCGCAATGGTCGATATTCCTGCCGATGGCGCCGGGCAGGCAGCTGGCCGGCAACTACGTCATCAAGGCCGCGCCCGCCGACCTGCCGCGCGTGCTGCGCGACGCACGCGCCGCGCTGATCCGCGCCGTTCCGGAGGGCGTGCTCGACCTGGACCAGAGCCAGACCCTGGGCGACCTGCGCCACCGCTACTTCCGCAACGACCGCGCCATGGCCGGCATGCTGGTCGGCGTGATCGCCGCGCTGCTGCTGGTCACCGCGCTGGGCATCGTCGGCCTGGCCAGCTTCTGGGTCGCGCAGCGGCGCAAGCAGATCGGCGTGCGCCGCGCACTGGGCGCGACGCGCAGCGACATCCTGCGCTACTTCCAGACCGAGAACTTCCTGATCGTCAGCTTCGGCATCGGACTGGGCATGGTGCTGGCCTTCGGCCTGAACCTCGCGCTGATGAGCCATTACGAACTGCCGCGCCTGCCGCTGTACTACCTGCCGATCGGCGCGCTCTCGCTGTGGGTGCTGGGCCAGCTGGCCGTGCTGGCGCCGGCGCTGCGCGCGGCGGCGGTCCCGCCGGTGGTGGCGACACGGTCGGTGTGA
- a CDS encoding ABC transporter permease, protein MFGYYLDLAMRSLRRNKALTALMVLAIALGIGACMTTLTVLHVLSGDPLPGKSAQLYYPQLDPQDMDGYQPQDDPPVQVTWTDGMNLLHAGRADRQALMTGGAVPVQPAQSAIDPFFEDARYTTADFFPMFEVPIRYGRAWTAADDEAHARVAVISRKLNDKLFQGRDSTGQTLRMNDVAFRIVGVLDTWRMTPHFYDLNSGSYAEDEGVYLPLTTAYELKLGRNGSTDCWGKGSDPDHMDTAPCVWLQFWVQLDTPAKAAAYKQYLVHYSQEQKALGRFQRPPNVRLPDVMGWLDYNKVVPGDVRLQAWLALGFLLVCLVNTVGLMLAKFLRRSPELGVRRALGASRREVFMQLLVESGVIGLTGGVAGLLLSLVGLWLVRKQPSDYAALAHLDLSMLLATFLLAVGASLLAGLLPAWRACQVTPALQLKSN, encoded by the coding sequence ATGTTCGGCTACTACCTCGACCTGGCCATGCGCAGCCTCAGGCGCAACAAGGCCCTCACGGCGCTGATGGTGCTGGCGATCGCGCTGGGCATCGGCGCGTGCATGACCACGCTGACGGTGCTGCACGTGCTCTCGGGCGATCCCTTGCCCGGCAAGAGCGCGCAGCTCTATTACCCGCAGCTCGACCCGCAGGACATGGACGGCTACCAGCCGCAGGACGATCCGCCGGTGCAGGTGACCTGGACCGACGGCATGAACCTGTTGCACGCGGGCCGTGCCGACCGGCAGGCGCTGATGACCGGCGGCGCGGTGCCGGTGCAGCCGGCGCAGTCGGCGATCGATCCGTTCTTCGAGGACGCGCGCTACACCACGGCCGACTTCTTCCCCATGTTCGAGGTGCCGATCCGCTACGGCCGCGCGTGGACGGCGGCCGACGACGAGGCGCATGCGCGCGTGGCGGTGATCTCGCGCAAGCTCAACGACAAGCTGTTCCAGGGTCGCGACAGCACCGGCCAGACCCTGCGCATGAACGACGTCGCCTTCCGCATTGTCGGCGTGCTGGACACCTGGCGCATGACGCCGCACTTCTACGACCTCAACAGCGGCAGCTACGCCGAGGACGAGGGCGTGTACCTGCCGTTGACCACCGCCTACGAGCTCAAGCTCGGGCGCAACGGTTCGACCGATTGCTGGGGCAAGGGCTCCGATCCGGATCACATGGACACCGCGCCCTGCGTGTGGCTGCAGTTCTGGGTGCAGCTGGATACGCCGGCCAAGGCCGCCGCCTACAAGCAGTACCTGGTGCACTACTCGCAGGAGCAGAAGGCGCTGGGCCGCTTCCAGCGCCCGCCGAACGTGCGCCTGCCCGATGTGATGGGCTGGCTGGACTACAACAAGGTCGTGCCGGGTGACGTGCGGCTGCAGGCGTGGCTCGCGTTGGGCTTCCTGCTGGTGTGCCTGGTCAACACGGTGGGCCTGATGCTGGCCAAGTTCCTGCGCCGCAGCCCCGAGCTCGGCGTGCGCCGCGCGCTGGGCGCCTCGCGCCGCGAGGTGTTCATGCAGCTCCTGGTCGAGTCGGGCGTGATCGGCCTCACCGGCGGCGTCGCCGGACTGCTGCTGTCGCTGGTGGGCCTGTGGCTGGTGCGCAAGCAACCGTCGGACTACGCCGCGCTCGCCCATCTGGACCTGTCGATGTTGCTGGCCACCTTCCTGCTGGCCGTCGGTGCCTCGCTGCTGGCCGGGCTGCTGCCCGCCTGGCGCGCCTGCCAGGTCACCCCCGCGCTGCAGCTGAAGAGCAACTAG
- a CDS encoding ABC transporter permease: protein MEIAPILASLRKHRIPALLIVLEIALACAVLCNAVFMISERAGEIRLPNAIDEQGLSVVTLSGADSDRAASEIPRNLDALRRIDGVEAVAVVNTMPLSGNGWNSNFTTRADMKPTDKASINSNVYLLGEGADRALELRLKQGRMFTAEDYATASMGSSFMPETHVAIVNERLAERLWPGQSALGRKMYVDRYWYQVVGVVANVLRPKQAGAGLPGIYDAAFFPMQPTGALGYYVLRSAPADRDRVARQAEDVLAGLEPGAVAEGKTFPDMRGEYFSGAASMVWMLVLVCVVMLAVTAFGIVGLTSFWVAQRRRQIGIRRAVGARRSHILSYFRTENFLLSGAGVLLGMVLAFGINLYLMQHYEMDRMPWYYLPVGAIALWLLGQVAVFGPAHRAASVPPVEATRSA, encoded by the coding sequence ATGGAAATCGCACCGATCCTTGCCAGCCTCCGCAAGCACCGCATCCCGGCGCTGCTCATCGTGCTGGAAATCGCGCTGGCCTGCGCCGTGCTGTGCAATGCCGTGTTCATGATCAGCGAACGCGCCGGCGAAATCCGCCTGCCCAACGCGATCGACGAGCAGGGCCTGAGCGTGGTCACCCTCTCCGGCGCCGATTCCGACCGCGCCGCCAGCGAGATCCCGCGCAACCTCGATGCGCTGCGCCGCATCGACGGCGTGGAGGCGGTGGCGGTGGTCAACACCATGCCGCTGTCCGGCAACGGCTGGAACAGCAACTTCACCACGCGGGCGGACATGAAGCCGACCGACAAGGCCAGCATCAACTCCAACGTGTACCTGCTGGGCGAGGGCGCCGATCGCGCGCTGGAGCTGCGCCTCAAGCAGGGACGCATGTTCACCGCAGAGGACTACGCCACCGCATCGATGGGCTCCTCCTTCATGCCGGAAACGCACGTGGCCATCGTCAACGAGCGCCTGGCCGAACGGCTGTGGCCCGGCCAGTCGGCGCTCGGCCGGAAGATGTACGTGGACCGGTACTGGTACCAGGTGGTGGGCGTGGTGGCGAACGTGCTGCGCCCGAAGCAGGCCGGCGCGGGCCTGCCGGGCATCTATGACGCGGCGTTCTTCCCGATGCAGCCGACCGGCGCGCTCGGCTATTACGTGCTGCGCAGTGCGCCGGCCGACCGCGACCGCGTCGCGCGCCAGGCCGAGGACGTGCTGGCCGGGCTGGAGCCCGGTGCCGTGGCCGAAGGCAAGACGTTTCCCGACATGCGTGGCGAGTACTTTTCCGGCGCCGCCAGCATGGTCTGGATGCTGGTGCTGGTGTGCGTGGTGATGCTGGCGGTCACTGCCTTCGGCATCGTCGGCCTGACCAGCTTCTGGGTGGCGCAGCGCCGCCGCCAGATCGGCATCCGCCGCGCGGTCGGCGCGCGGCGCAGCCACATCCTGAGCTACTTCCGCACCGAGAACTTCCTGTTGAGCGGCGCCGGCGTGTTGCTGGGCATGGTGCTCGCGTTCGGCATCAACCTGTACCTGATGCAGCACTACGAAATGGACCGCATGCCCTGGTACTACCTGCCCGTCGGCGCCATCGCGTTGTGGCTGCTCGGACAGGTGGCCGTGTTCGGCCCGGCCCATCGCGCCGCATCGGTGCCGCCAGTGGAAGCCACGCGCAGCGCATGA
- a CDS encoding ABC transporter permease: protein MQIGPILVALRRHKAGTTLIALQIALTLAIVCNALFIIQQRLVRVDRPSGVQESNLFVIQNDWPEKLPSQDADARMRADLQALRQLGSVQEVSSSNSFPLRGSGWDNFVRLSPDQVKMTTDTAIFFSDEHTLATLGARLIAGRNFSADEVGSQSGTDRMHARQIIISKGLAEILFPGGSALGKTIYVSNDNAPSTVIGITDTLQAHMTGVWAKPYAYNAVLVPARLTGDGTFYLVRARPGQLADAMRQAKDALYAQSPMRIIPAQDGIMTFAQVRHRAYDGDYGMAILMGIISAVLLVITAAGIVGLTSFWVGQRRRQIGVRRALGARQRDILGYFLTENLLITLGGVLLGVVLAVSMNVWLVIRMGSQPMSPLYLVAGVLMLLLLGQGAVLAPAVKASRVPPVEATRSV from the coding sequence ATGCAAATCGGACCCATCCTCGTCGCGTTGCGCCGCCACAAGGCCGGCACCACGCTCATTGCGCTGCAGATCGCCCTGACGCTGGCAATCGTGTGCAACGCGCTGTTCATCATCCAGCAGCGGCTGGTGCGGGTGGACCGTCCCAGCGGCGTGCAGGAGTCGAACCTGTTCGTGATCCAGAACGACTGGCCGGAGAAGCTGCCCTCGCAGGACGCCGACGCGCGCATGCGCGCCGACCTGCAGGCGCTGCGCCAGCTCGGCAGCGTGCAGGAGGTCAGTTCCTCCAACAGCTTCCCGCTGCGCGGCTCGGGCTGGGACAACTTCGTCCGGCTGAGCCCCGATCAGGTCAAGATGACCACCGACACGGCGATCTTTTTCTCCGATGAGCATACCCTCGCGACGTTGGGTGCGCGCCTGATCGCCGGCCGCAACTTCAGCGCGGACGAGGTCGGCAGCCAGAGCGGCACCGACCGCATGCATGCCCGGCAGATCATCATCAGCAAGGGGTTGGCGGAGATCCTCTTTCCGGGCGGCTCGGCGCTGGGCAAGACCATCTACGTGTCCAACGACAACGCGCCCTCGACCGTGATCGGCATCACCGACACCCTGCAGGCGCACATGACCGGGGTGTGGGCCAAGCCCTATGCCTACAACGCCGTGCTGGTCCCGGCGCGCCTGACCGGCGACGGCACGTTCTACCTGGTGCGCGCGCGGCCGGGGCAGCTCGCCGATGCCATGCGCCAGGCGAAGGATGCGCTTTACGCGCAGAGTCCGATGCGGATCATCCCCGCGCAGGACGGCATCATGACCTTCGCCCAGGTCCGCCACCGCGCCTACGACGGCGACTACGGCATGGCGATCCTGATGGGCATCATCAGCGCCGTGCTGCTGGTGATCACCGCCGCGGGCATCGTCGGCCTGACCAGCTTCTGGGTCGGCCAGCGGCGCAGGCAGATCGGCGTGCGCCGCGCGCTTGGGGCGCGCCAGCGCGACATCCTCGGCTACTTCCTTACCGAAAACCTGCTGATCACCCTCGGCGGCGTGCTGCTGGGCGTGGTGCTCGCGGTGTCGATGAATGTGTGGCTGGTGATCCGGATGGGTTCACAGCCGATGTCGCCGCTCTACCTGGTCGCCGGCGTGCTGATGCTCCTGTTGCTGGGGCAGGGAGCGGTGCTGGCGCCGGCGGTGAAGGCCTCGCGCGTGCCTCCGGTGGAGGCTACGCGCAGCGTTTGA
- a CDS encoding ABC transporter permease, with the protein MFGYYFQLGMRSLRRNPVLTALMVVAIGFGVAASMITWSVFRVVSGNPIPEKSSQLFTVLVDNRGPQYNNDGEPPEALTYTDANALVRAHKAPHQTLFYPIALAVLPGGNRSLPLKAIGYATNADFFGMFNVPFQYGSGWSAQEDARRTGVVVLSHEFNQQVFGGADSVGRDIDLSGHTYRVVGVTQHWDPKPRYFDLFDGSAFDEPAQIYIPFHRADDLKIDTAGRNNCGGAPNTGVDAGREGWLHGECSWIPMWVQLDTPAQVSAYRNFLEGYAAEQQRAGRFRWAPNVRLRDVADWLDFEDVVPPESRISLIVAAGFFVICLVNTIGLLLAKFMRRSAEIGVRRALGAPRGEIYRQFLIEAGTVGAAGGVLGLLLTAVGVGGVGLLFSPEIAQLAHVDVSLMLSTLLLAILATMIAALYPTWRAAKVQPAWQLKSN; encoded by the coding sequence ATGTTCGGTTACTACTTCCAACTCGGCATGCGCAGCCTGCGCCGCAACCCCGTGCTGACCGCCCTGATGGTCGTCGCGATCGGGTTCGGCGTGGCCGCCTCGATGATCACCTGGTCGGTGTTCCGGGTGGTGTCGGGCAACCCGATCCCGGAGAAGTCCTCGCAGCTGTTCACCGTGCTGGTCGACAACCGCGGCCCGCAGTACAACAACGACGGTGAGCCGCCGGAGGCGCTGACCTACACCGATGCCAACGCGCTGGTCCGCGCGCACAAGGCGCCGCACCAGACCCTGTTCTACCCGATCGCGCTGGCGGTGCTTCCCGGCGGCAACCGCAGCCTGCCGCTGAAGGCGATCGGCTACGCGACCAACGCCGACTTCTTCGGCATGTTCAACGTGCCCTTCCAGTACGGCTCGGGCTGGTCGGCGCAGGAAGACGCGCGCCGCACCGGCGTGGTGGTGCTCAGCCACGAGTTCAACCAGCAGGTGTTCGGCGGCGCCGACAGCGTGGGCAGGGATATCGACCTGAGCGGGCACACCTACCGCGTCGTCGGGGTCACCCAGCACTGGGACCCGAAGCCGCGCTACTTCGACCTGTTCGACGGCTCGGCCTTCGACGAACCCGCGCAGATCTACATTCCGTTCCATCGCGCCGACGACCTGAAGATCGACACGGCCGGGCGCAACAACTGCGGCGGTGCGCCCAACACGGGCGTGGACGCCGGACGCGAAGGCTGGCTGCACGGCGAGTGCTCGTGGATCCCGATGTGGGTGCAACTGGACACGCCTGCGCAGGTGTCGGCCTATCGCAATTTCCTTGAGGGCTATGCCGCCGAGCAGCAGCGCGCCGGCCGGTTCCGCTGGGCGCCGAACGTGCGCCTGCGCGACGTCGCCGACTGGCTGGACTTCGAGGACGTGGTGCCGCCGGAAAGCCGCATCTCGCTGATCGTGGCGGCCGGCTTCTTCGTGATTTGCCTGGTCAACACCATCGGGCTGCTGCTGGCCAAGTTCATGCGCCGCAGCGCCGAGATCGGCGTGCGTCGCGCACTGGGTGCCCCGCGGGGCGAGATCTACCGCCAGTTCCTCATCGAGGCGGGCACCGTCGGCGCCGCCGGCGGCGTGCTGGGCCTGTTGCTCACCGCGGTCGGCGTCGGCGGGGTGGGACTGCTGTTCTCGCCGGAAATCGCCCAACTGGCGCACGTGGACGTGTCGCTGATGCTGTCGACGCTGCTGCTGGCGATCCTGGCCACGATGATCGCCGCGCTCTATCCCACCTGGCGCGCCGCGAAAGTGCAGCCCGCCTGGCAACTGAAGTCCAACTGA
- a CDS encoding ABC transporter permease gives MDILPILSTLRRHKITALLLVLEIALTCAIVCNAVFLINQRLERMQMYSGVAEHELIQVQAFGIGDTADAKAHAQEDLTALRQIPGVTSVALVNQVPFTNSSWNTSVKLDPKQKQATLNATQYFGENLLKTFGAQLVAGRDFEPGEYLEMRQVARDEKLAKKITTVIITRGLGEKLWPGQSALGKTIYLGGDPVRVVGVVAGLIRPALFGGDDTAQWSMVFPLRMDSDNASRYVIRTAPQERDRVLAAAVATLRKTDPHRIILEKKTLDDIRAEFFQDDRAMAGLLAGVCIALLVVTALGIVGLGSFWVAQRRRTIGVRRALGATRRNILTYFQTENFLLATIGIALGMVLAYGINLFLMLHYELPRLPAYYFPVGAIALWLIGQMAVLGPAIRAAAVPPVVATRSV, from the coding sequence ATGGACATTCTTCCGATCCTCTCCACGCTGCGCCGCCACAAGATCACCGCCCTGCTGCTGGTGCTGGAGATCGCGCTGACCTGCGCGATCGTCTGCAACGCGGTGTTCCTGATCAACCAGCGGCTCGAGCGCATGCAGATGTACAGCGGCGTGGCCGAGCACGAACTGATCCAGGTCCAGGCTTTCGGCATCGGCGACACCGCCGACGCCAAGGCGCACGCGCAGGAGGACCTCACCGCGCTGCGCCAGATTCCGGGTGTGACATCGGTGGCGCTGGTCAACCAGGTGCCGTTCACCAACAGCTCCTGGAACACCAGCGTCAAGCTCGATCCCAAGCAGAAGCAGGCCACCCTCAACGCGACCCAGTACTTCGGCGAGAACCTGCTTAAGACCTTCGGCGCGCAGCTCGTGGCCGGGCGCGATTTCGAGCCGGGCGAGTACCTGGAAATGCGCCAGGTCGCCCGCGACGAAAAGCTCGCCAAGAAGATCACCACCGTGATCATCACCCGCGGTCTCGGCGAGAAGCTCTGGCCCGGCCAGTCCGCGCTCGGCAAGACGATCTACCTCGGTGGCGATCCGGTGCGGGTGGTCGGCGTGGTGGCCGGGCTGATCCGTCCGGCGCTGTTCGGCGGCGACGATACGGCGCAGTGGTCGATGGTGTTCCCGCTGCGGATGGACTCGGACAACGCCAGCCGCTACGTGATCCGCACCGCGCCGCAGGAGCGCGACCGCGTGCTGGCCGCCGCCGTGGCCACGCTGCGCAAGACCGACCCGCACCGCATCATCCTGGAGAAGAAGACGCTGGACGACATCCGTGCCGAATTCTTCCAGGACGACCGCGCCATGGCGGGCCTGCTCGCCGGCGTCTGCATTGCGCTGCTGGTGGTGACCGCGCTGGGCATCGTCGGCCTGGGCAGCTTCTGGGTCGCGCAGCGGCGGCGGACCATCGGCGTGCGTCGCGCGCTGGGCGCCACCCGCCGCAACATCCTCACCTACTTCCAGACCGAGAACTTCCTGCTGGCGACCATCGGCATCGCGCTGGGCATGGTGTTGGCCTACGGCATCAACCTGTTCCTGATGCTGCATTACGAGCTGCCACGGCTGCCCGCCTATTACTTCCCCGTGGGCGCGATCGCGCTGTGGCTGATCGGGCAGATGGCGGTGCTCGGCCCGGCCATCCGCGCCGCCGCGGTGCCACCGGTGGTCGCCACCCGCTCGGTCTGA